The Camelina sativa cultivar DH55 chromosome 16, Cs, whole genome shotgun sequence sequence cctcttgagatcacggtacatcttagtcgctcctggatgaatagagaacatgctagcatgagcctctctcagaatcccctgcctcaactccttataacattagccgaaacctgatactctgagtcaacatcctttgaggcattcaccagccccaaatccgactcctgagcaagccgcactctgctcaacagatctgctctatcagctgcaaccaaacccaacggctcctgagaaaccgcacacaagctcaacgcactgatctctcctaccagagaatctatatcctgctcctgagccaaagccgcctgcttccgactcaaagcatctgcaaccaagttagccttatcggggtggtaggctatctccaaatcataatccgccaccagctccatccatcgcctctgccttaaattcagctcgggctaagtgaatatatacttcaggcttttatgatttgtaaacacctgtacttttgcaccataaagataagatctccaaatcttcagggcaaaaactacaacacccatctccaagtcatgagtaggataattgtcctcatgcttccgcaactgccgcgaagaataggcaatcaccttcccatgctgcatcaacacacatcctaaacccactctagatgcatctgtataaaccacatagggttctccctgttCAGGCAAAtccaacaccggagcagtagtcaacatctctttCAGGCTtacaaagccctcctcacactcctgtgaccaaacaaaagaaacatcatttcctgtcaacttagtcataggtcgtgctctgctcgcaaacccctgcacaaatctcctgtaataccctgccaacccgagaaagctcctgatctctgtggcattctacggtctaggccaatcccttatagcctgaatcttctccggatccatagaaactccatctgcagacacaatgtgccccagaaaacccatctcctGCTGCCAGAAGTTATACTTGCTCAACTTaacaaacaacttctgctcccgcagcttctccagaactgccctcaaatgcactgcatgctcttcaggactcttagaataaaccaggatgtcgtcgatgaaaatgatggcagacacgtccagaaactcctggaacacgctgttcatcagtCTCATAAACacagctggtgcgttagtcaaactgaacggcatcaccacaaactcataatgcccatacctcgtcctgaaagcagtcttcctcacatccgtcttatctatcgggatctgatgataacccgacaccaaatctatcttggagaaccatgtagcacctctcaactgatccaacaactcatcaatcctcggaagagggtacttgttcttcacagtgacccggttgagacctctgtaatcaatgcacaagcggaaactcccatccttcttcttaacgaataacaccggctctccccacggtgatatactaggacggatgaataccttgctcaacaaatcctcaagctgcttcttcagctctgccatctctgctggagccatccggtaaggagccttggataacggtgtcgtcctgggttccagttcaatcgtaaaaggatcagaccgagaaggtggtaatctcTGCAACGATtggaacacgtcctcaaactcctctacaacctgaataccgctaaccgtagacttccccactgactctggcatatatatagtaaccagataatcctcacggcccttctcggtcatcttcccagcctgaatggctgagatcacgagactccctgaagtcggtctaatcccctgataaaccaacttccctcccaaacgctcaaactccactctaccccgatgacaatccagatgaaccatatgccgatgcaaccaatccatccccaagataacgtcatacaactccacggggctgataagcaaatccgtaGGCCGAGACTCTCtcgcgatctgaatatcgatacccTTTGCTCtaccaatgaccctcagaaacttgcctccagcaatcctgacaactcctgtacgctctccgggatctcccacgatacccgcactctctgcacactccggggtaatgaagctatgagtagttccagaatcaaacataacgtgggacttaaacccgcccaccaac is a genomic window containing:
- the LOC109129489 gene encoding uncharacterized protein LOC109129489, encoding CIDYRGLNRVTVKNKYPLPRIDELLDQLRGATWFSKIDLVSGYHQIPIDKTDVRKTAFRTRYGHYEFVVMPFSLTNAPAVFMRLMNSVFQEFLDVSAIIFIDDILVYSKSPEEHAVHLRAVLEKLREQKLFVKLSKSVRRAL